A stretch of DNA from Micromonospora sp. WMMD1155:
GGAGGTCACCGACCTGCACCGGGCCCGGCTCTGGCTGAACAACGCCACCCGCACGGTGATCGCCAACGGGCTGCACCTGCTCGGCGTCTCCGCCCCCGAGAGGATGTGATCGCGTGCGAGCGCGAGGAGTGAGCTTGCGAGCCCCGCAGTCGCGAAGCGGAGACAAGTAATGCGCGCTCACGAGGCCGGTGCGCTGCACGCGGACATCAACAACCGGGGGCCGGCCTGGCTGCGTACCCCGGAGGACGTGAACGCCCTGCTGCCGACGCTGTGGCCGCGCAGCGTGACGCGCGGCGCGGACGGCGCGCTCGCCGTCGCGGGCCTGAGCGTCCGCGACATCGCGGCCGAGTTCGGCACCCCGGTGTACGTCCTCGACGAGGCCGACCTGCGGTCGCGCTGCCGCGACTTCCGGGCGGCCTTCCCGACCGAGGACGTGTTCTACGCGGGCAAGGCGTTCCTCTGCCGGGCGGTGGTCCGGATGATCGCCGAGGAGGGCCTGCACCTGGACGTCTGCACCGGAGGTGAGCTGGCCACCGCGCTGTCGGCCGGGATGCCACCGGAGCGGATCGGCTTCCACGGCAACAACAAGTCGGTCGCCGAGCTGGGCCGGGCGTTGGACGCCGGGGTGGGCCGGATCATCGTCGACTCGTTCACCGAGATCGACCGGCTCACCGCGTTGGCTCGCGAGCGCGGGGTGCGGCCCCGGGTGCTGGTCCGGGTCACCGTGGGCGTCGAGGCGCACACCCACGAGTTCATCGCCACCGCCCACGAGGACCAGAAGTTCGGCTTCTCCCTCGCGGGCGGTGCCGCCGCCAACGCCGCGTTCAAGATCCTCGATGAGGGCGTGTTGGAGCTGCGCGGTCTGCACTCGCACATCGGCTCGCAGATCTTCGACGCCAGCGGCTTCGAGGTCTCGGCCCGCCGGGTGCTCGCCCTGCAGGCGCAGATCCGCGACGCACGCGGGGTGGAGCTGCCCGAGCTGGACCTGGGCGGCGGCTTCGGCATCGCGTACACCACCCAGGACGACCCGGCCACCCCGCAGGACCTGGCCAAGCGACTACGCAAGATCGTCGATTCGGAGTGCGCGGCGGAGAACCTGGCCGTGCCGCACCTGTCGATCGAGCCGGGCCGGGCCATCGTCGGGCCGGCCGTGTTCACCCTCTACGAGGTCGGCACGGTCAAGACCCTCGACGGCATCAGGACGTACGTCAGCGTCGACGGCGGGATGAGCGACAACATCCGGACGGCCCTCTACGACGCGTCCTACTCGGCGACGCTGGCCTCGCGGGCCTCGGGCGCGCAGCCGTTGCTCGCCCGCGTGGTGGGAAAGCACTGTGAGTCCGGGGACATCGTGGTGAAGGATGAATTCCTGCCCGCCGACGTGCAGCCCGGAGATCTTGTCGCGGTGCCCGGCACCGGTGCGTACTGCCGCAGCATGGCCAGCAACTACAACCATGTGCCGCGGCCACCGGTGATCGCGGTACGCGACGGCCAGGCGCGCCTGATCGTCCGGCGGGAAACCGAAGAGGACCTGCTCGCATTGGATGTTGGATGACGTCACCTGTGCGCTTGGCGCTGCTCGGCTGCGGCACGGTCGGCCAGGAGGTGGTCCGCCTGCTGCACGAGCAGTCGGCCGACCTGGCCGCCCGGATCGGCGCTCCGCTGGAGATCGCCGGCATCGCCGTACGACGGCTCGGTCGGGACCGGGGTGACCTGCCGGTCGACGAGAGCCTGTTCACCACCGACGCGCTCGGCCTGATCAAGCGCGACGACGTGGACGTGGTGGTCGAGGTGGTCGGCGGCATCGAGCCGGCCCGAGGCTGGCTGGTCGAGGCGCTGCGCGCCGGCAAGAGCGTGGTCACCGCCAACAAGGCGCTGCTCGCCGAGGACGGCGTGGCCCTGCACGAGGCGGCGGCCGAGGGCGGCGGCGACCTCTACTACGAGGCGTCGGTGGCCGGGGCCATCCCGCTGCTGCGCCCGCTGCGCGAGTCGCTGCACGGTGACCGGATCAACCGGGTCACCGGCATCGTCAACGGCACCACCAACTTCATCCTCTCCGCGATGGACGCGACCGGCGCCGGCTTCGCCGAGGCGCTGGAGGAGGCGACCGCACTGGGGTACGCGGAGGCCGACCCGACCGCCGACGTCGAGGGCTTCGACGCGGCGGCGAAGGCGGCCATCCTCGCCTCGCTGGCGTTCCACACCCGGGTCGGCGCGGCGGACGTGCACCGGGAGGGCATCACCGAGGTGACCGCCGCGGACATGGCCAGCGCCCAGGCGATGGGCTGCACGATCAAGCTGCTCTGCATCGCGGCCCGGGGCGTCGACACCTCCGGCCGGGAGACCGTCAGCGTGCGGGTGCACCCGGCGATGATTCCGCGCAGCCACCCGCTGGCCAGCGTCGGTGACGCGTTCAACGCGGTCTTCGTGGAGGCGGACGCCGCCGGGCAACTGATGTTCTACGGCCGGGGCGCCGGGGGCGCACCGACCGCCAGCGCGGTGCTCGGTGACGTGGTCGCGGTGTCCCGCAACCGCCTCGCCGGGGTGCGCGCGGCCAGCGAGAGCGCGTACGCGGACCTGTCGGTGCGGCCGATGGGTGAGGCGCTGACCCGCTACCACGTCAGCCTCGACGTGGCCGACCGCCCCGGTGTGCTGGCCTCGGTGGCGGGCGTGTTCGCCCGGCACGACGTGTCGATCGCGACCGTGCGGCAGGGTTCGGCGGGGGGGCCGGCGAGCCGCGACGGCGACGCCGAGCTGGTCATCGTCACCCACGTGGCACCGGACGCCGCGCTCGCCGCGACGGTGGGCGAGCTGCGCGGCCTGGACATCGTCCGGTCGGTGACGAGCGTGCTGAGGGTCGAGGGCGGCGCCTGAGTCGTTGGACCGTCGACGGGATGGGCTCGGGCGTCCCGCCAGGTGGGTAAGCCGGGGTGTGCCATCGACAGCTGCGCAAGGCTGGTCCAAGGTGGCCCCGACGAGGTCGGCGCGGTGGCAGAGGCGAGGAGAACGACATGTGGCGGGGTCTGATCGAGGCGTACCGGGATCGGCTGCCGGTCACCGCGGCCACGCCGGTCGTCACGCTGCACGAGGGGAACACCCCGCTGTTGCCCGCGCCGGTGCTGTCCGCCCGGATCGGCTGCGACGTGCACCTGAAGGTGGAGGGCGCCAACCCGACCGGCTCGTTCAAGGACCGCGGCATGACCGTCGCGGTGTCCAAGGCGGTCGAGGCCGGAAACAAGGCGATCATCTGCGCCTCCACCGGCAACACCAGCGCCTCCGCCGCCGCGTACGCGGCGCGGGCCGGGCTGACCTGTGCGGTGCTGGTGCCGCAGGGCAAGATCGCACTGGGCAAGCTCGCCCAGGCGCTGGTGCACGGCGCGAAGCTCCTGCAGGTGAGCGGCAACTTCGACGACTGCCTGTCACTCGCCGCGAAGCTGGCCCAGGATCACCCGGTCGCGTTGGTCAACTCGGTGAACATCGACCGGCTGCACGGCCAGAAGACCGCCGCCTTCGAGATCGTCGAGGCGCTCGGTGACGCGCCCGACATCCACTGCCTGCCGGTCGGCAACGCCGGCAACATCTCCGCCTACTGGATGGGTTACGCGGAGGAGCGGGACGCGGGCACCACCACCCGGACGCCGAAGATGTACGGCTTCCAGGCCGCCGGGGCGGCTCCGATCGTGACCGGCAAGGTGGTGCCGGAGCCGTCGACGATCGCCACGGCGATCCGGATCGGCAACCCGGCGAGCTGGACCAAGGCGTTGGACGCCCGGGACACCTCCGGTGGGTTGATCGCCGCGGTGACCGACCGGGAGATCCTGTCGGCGTACCGGCTGCTCGCCCGGGAGGTCGGGGTCTTCGTCGAGTTGGGCAGCGCGGCCAGCGTGGCCGGTCTGCTCCAGCAGGCCGCCGCAGGCGCGGTGCCGCCCGGTTCGACCGTCGTCTGCACGGTCACCGGTCACGGTTTGAAGGACCCGGAGTGGGCGATCTCCACCGCGCCGGCCCCGTTGACCATCGCGAACGACCCGATGGCGGCGGCCCGGGCACTCGACCTGGCCTGAGCGCACCACCACCGAGGGTGGGCCGCCTCCGGGGGCGGCGGGGGTTCCGGTGATCGAGTCCGGCACACTTTCACGTATCCCCGCCCGCATTCTCGTTCAGGAGTGAGCCAGGCCGATGTCGCTGCTCGCCAGATTCAGCCTCGCCAACCGAGGGCTGATCGCCCTCATCGCGGTGGTGACCACGGTGTTCGGAGCGTTCGCCGTGCCGTCGCTGAAGCAGCAACTGCTGCCGTCGCTCGAGTTCCCGGCCGCGTTCATCGTGGCCGCCTACCCCGGTGCCGGTCCCGAGATCGTCGAGTCGCAGGTGACCGAGCCGATCGAGAACGCCCTGCAGGGCATCCCGGGGCTCGACAAGGTCACCTCCACGTCCCGCGAGGGCTCGGCCACCGTCCAGGTGACGTACGAGTTCGGCACCGACCTGGACGACGTGGTCAACAAGATGCAGACCGCGCTGAGCCGGATCGACGCCCAGTTGCCGGAGAGCGTCGACCCGCAGGTCATCGCGGGTAGCACCGACGACCTCCCGGCGGTGGTGCTGGCCGCCGCCGGCACGGCCGACGAGCGGGCGCTCGCCGAGAAGCTGCGCGCGACGGTGGTGCCCGAGTTGGAGGGCATCGAGGGGGTGCGCACGGTCGAGGTGACCGGCACCCGTGACGACGTCGTGGTGGTCACCCCGGACCCGGCGAAGCTCGCCGCGGCCCAGATCCAGCCGACGGCGATCGGCGCGGCGTTGAAGACCAACGGCGTGGCGGTGCCGGCCGGCGCGGTGACCAACGGGGCGCTGGCCCTCCCGGTCCAGGTCGGCTCGCCGATCGGCACCATCGAGGACCTGCGCGGCATCGTGGTCGCCCCGGGTGCGGCACCCGTCCGCCTCGGCGACGTGGCGACCGTCGAGCAGCAGCTCGCGCCGGCCACCGCGATCACCCGTACCAACGGCAAGGACAGCCTCGGCATCGCGGTCACCGCCGCGCCGGACGGCAACGCGGTGCAGATCTCGCACGAGATCCGCGACCGGCTCGCCGACCTGAAGGACGCGTCCGGCGCGGAGTTGACCGTCGTCTTCGACCAGGCGCCGTTCGTCGAGAAGTCGATCGAGTCGTTGACCACCGAGGGCTTGCTGGGCCTGGTGATGGCGGTCATCGTCATCCTGGTCTTCCTGCTGTCGGTGCGCTCGACGGTGGTCACCGCCGTCTCCATCCCGCTCTCCGTGCTGGTGGCGCTGATCGCCCTGTGGATCGGTGACTACTCGCTCAACCTGCTCACCCTCGGCGCGCTGACGATCGCGGTGGGCCGGGTGGTGGACGACTCGATCGTGGTGTTGGAGAACATCAAACGCCACCTGGAGTACGGCGAGGAGAAGCGGCACGCCATCATCACCGGCGTCCGTGAGGTGGCCGGCGCGGTGACCGCGTCCACCCTCACCACGGTGGCGGTGTTCGCGCCGATCGCGTTGGTCGGCGGGTTCGTGGGCCAGCTCTTCGCGCCGTTCGCGATCACCGTGACGGTGGCCCTGCTCGCGTCGCTGCTGGTGTCGCTGACCGTGATCCCGGTGCTGGCGTACTGGTTCCTCAAGCCGCGCGGCGGCACCGCGGACGACGAGGCGGTACGCCGCGACGCGGAGGAGAAGGAGCTGCGCAGCCCGTTGCAGCGGGCGTACCTGCCGGTGATCGGGTTCGCCACCCGCAAGCGGTCCACCCGCTGGATCACCGTCGGGCTCGGCCTGCTGGTGCTCTTCGGCACCTTCGGTCTGGCGCAGAAGCTGGAGACCAACTTCCTGGACGACTCCGGCCAGGACACCCTGAACATGAGCCAGGAGCTGCCGGCCGGTAGCGGCCTGGCGGCCACCGACGCGGCGGCCAAGCAGGTCGAGGCGGTGCTGTCCCGGACCAAGGGTGTCGAGACGTACCAGGTGACGGCGGGCGCCGGGGACAACCCGTGGGCGGGTGGCGGCGGCAACAACGTCGCGAACTGGTCGTTGGCGCTCGACGGCGACATCGACGCCAAGCAGATGCGCGAGGTGCTGCGCAAGGAGTTCGACAAGCTCGGCACCGGCGTGGGTGAGATCAGCTTCGGTGGTGGGCAGGAGGCGTCGACCAGCCAGCTCGAGGTCATCGTCCAGGCCAGCGACCCGGAGGTGCTGACCCGGGCCGCCGAGGAGGCACGGGCGGCGATGGCCGGTGTGCCGGACGTCGAGGACGTCTCCACCAGCCTGGCCGAGCGGGTGCCGCGGGTCGACGTGACCGTCGACCGGGTCGCCGCCGGTCGGGTCGGCCTCACCGAGGCCGCCGTCGGGCAGGTGGTGTCGCAGGCGTTCCGGGGCGCGCCGCTGGGGCAGGTCGCGCTCGACGGCCGGCAGCAGAACGTGGTGCTGCGGCTGGGAGCGAAGCCGCCGATGACGGTGGAGGAGCTGCGGGCGCTGCCGGTGGGTCCGGTCAAGCTGGACGACATCGCGGACGTCACCCAGGGCGAGGGTCCACAGCAGGTCACCCGCATCGACGGTGAGCGCAGCGTGTCGGTCACCGGTGCGGCGACCGGCTCGAACCTCGGCGCCACCAGCCAGGAGTTGCAGAAGCGCCTGGACGGCATCGACGTGCCCGGCGCCAGCTTCACCATCGGCGGTGTCAGCGCCGATCAGGCGGACGCCTTCGCCGACCTGGGCCTGGCGGTCCTGGCCGCGATCGCGATCGTCTTCCTGATCATGGTGGCGACGTTCCGTAGCCTCACCCAGTCGCTGATCCTGCTGATCTCCATCCCGTTCGCCTCGACCGGCGCGATCGGTTTGCTGCTGATCACCGGCACGCCGCTCGGCGTACCAGCGTTGATCGGTGTGCTGATGCTGGTCGGCATCGTGGTCACCAACGCGATCGTGCTGCTCGACCTGATCAACCAGTACCGCGCGCAGGGCATGGGGGTCCGGGAGGCGGTGGTCGAGGGAGGCCGACGCCGGCTGCGTCCCATCCTGATGACCGCGGTGGCGACCATCTTCGCGTTGCTGCCGATGGCGTTCGGGTTGACCGGTGAGGGCGGCTTCATCTCGCAACCGCTCGCGGTCGTGGTGATCGGCGGTCTGCTCAGCTCGACGTTGCTCACGCTGATCCTGGTGCCGACGCTGTACTCGATGGTGGAGCACACCAAGGAATCGCTGCGGGGCCGGCGTGATCGGCGGCGTTCCGGCGAGCCGGAGGTGGACGTGGCGAAGACCGACGAGGCCGACACCCCGAACCAGGTCGCCGTGCCGAGCGGTGCGTCGACCCCGGCCGCGACCGAGGGTACGAAGCCGGCGCCGCGTCGCGCCCCGTCGGGCGCGTTGGTGGAGGGCACGGACCAGTTCGAGGTGCTGCGGCTGCCCCGTAGCCGTACCTCTCCGCTGCCTCCGTCGGAGCCGACCGAGTAGGTTCCACCGCATTGCGGAACGCCCCCCGGCAGGGATCTGCCGGGGGGCGTTTCCGATTTCGCCGGACCCGACACTCCGATCCGACCGCATCTGCACGGCACGTCACATCTTGCATACTCCACATGAGGATGTGGAGGGTGCGGGTGACGCAGGACGGGCGGACGGCCGGGAGCGCACCACAGTGGACGTCGATGGTGCTCGACACCCTGGCCCGGCATCGGGTTCCGGTCACCTTCTTCCTGGTCGGGGCGCAGGTCCGGCGGCACGCCGACGTCGTCCGTGACCGGCTCGCGGGGCACGAGGCGGGCAACCACGTGGAGCGCGAGTTCCCCGACGATCCGGTCGGCCACTCCCGGCGCACCGTCGTCGATGTCAGACCGGGAACGATCGTGCTCGGTCACGATGTCGGCGCGGCCCGGAGACTGGTCGCGCTGCGCTGCCTGCCCGACATGATCGGCGGGCTGCGCGCCCGTGGCTACACCTTCGTCACCGTCTCCGCGCTGCTGGGAGCAGGCGTGCCGGACACCCCGACCAGGTAGGGTGCCGCTCCGTGACGTCCACCCTCTCGGTTCTGACCGGCAACAGGAGCTTCCGTAACCTCTTCCTCGCCGAGTTGGTGGTCTTCGGCGCCGACTGGTTCGTCATGGTGCCGCTGCTGGTCCTGCTGCCGCACCTGACCGGCAGTGGAGTCTGGGGTGCGCTGGTGCTGGCGGTGGACACCGGCATCGTGGCGCTCCTGCTGCCGTACACCGGCACGATCGCCGACCGCTTCGACCGGCGAAAGATCATGATCGCCGCGAACGTGGCGGCGCTCGCGGGCGTACTGCTGCTGCTCGGAGTACGGGGCGCGGGCACCGCCTGGTTGGCGCTCGTCGCGATCGGCGTGGTGGCGGTCGCCAAGGCGTTCTACTCGCCGGCCGCGCAGGCCGCGCTGCCCAACGTGCTGGAGCCGCACGAGTTGGCCGCCGGTAACGCCGTGGCCGGCTCCGCCTGGGGCACCATGACAGTCGTCGGTGCCTCCCTCGGCGGGGTCCTGAGCACCGTCGCCGGCCCGTACGCCTGCTTCTGGGTGGCGGCGGTGGGCCTCGTGCTGGCCGCGGGCCTCGCCACCCGGATCCGCCGCCCCCTCCAGGCGCCTCGCGACGCCGACCGACCGGCCCAGCGGACCTGGGCGGCGGTCCGTGAGGCGCTGCGCTACATCGGGCACCGGCCCCGGGTGCTCGCGCTGGTCACGGTGAAGTCGGCGGTCGGCCTGGGCAACGGTGTGCTGACCGTGTTCCCGTTGCTGGCCGGTGTGTACGGCGTCGGCCCGCTCGGCGCCGGTCTGCTCTTCGCGGTGCGGGGAGCCGGGGCGTTGGTGGGCCCGATCCTGATGCGTCGGGTGCTGACCAACCGAGCCTGGTTGCTGCCCGGGCTCGCGCTGTCCATGTCGTTGTACGGCCTGTCCTACCTGGGCACATCGGTGGTCAGGTGGTTCCCGCTGGTGCTGCTGCTGGTGTTCGTGGCGCACTTCGCGGGCGGCAGCAACTGGGTGATCTCCAACTTCGCCCTCCAGGGCGAGGTTCCGGACCACCTGCGTGGACGCGTCTTCGCCACCGACATGATGCTCGCGACGCTGGCGATCTCGGTGAGCCAACTGGCTGTGGCCCTGGTGGTCGACGTGGTGGACGAACGTGTCGTGCTCGCCGGCTGCGGGCTGATCACCGTCGTCTACGCCGTCGGCTGGCGCATCGCCACCCGTCGGCTCTCGCTCACCGAACCGGCCACCGAACCGGTCGCGGGCACCGCCGGTTGAACCCCGGCATGCCCGTCCACGGGGCGGCTCAACCGGCGCCGGACGAGGTGTGCACAGCCGCGGCGGGTCCCAGGCTGCGGACGCGGGACCGGATCGTCGGTGCCGGGCCCTAGCATGAGCGCGTGCCGACGAACTTCACCGCCGGGCCGGTTCGGGTCCGGGTTCCCGCGACCAGCGCCAACCTGGGCCCCGGCTTCGACGCGTTGGGTCTCGCCCTCGGGCTCTACGACGATCTGGCCGCCGAGGTCGCGTCCGCCGGGGTTCGGGTGACGGTGACCGGGCAGGGCGCCGGCGAGTTGCCCGACGATGATCGGCACCTGGTGGTCCACGCCATGCGTGTCGCGTTCGACGTGCTCGGCGGCCAACCCACGGGGCTGAGCGTGGAGTGCGTCAACCGGATCCCCCAGGCGCGAGGGCTCGGGTCCTCGTCCGCCGCGATCGTCGCCGGGGTGTTGCTGGCCCGCGCCCTGGTCACCGACGGGGACGACCGGCTGGACGACGCCGGCGTGCTCCGGCTGGCCGCCGAGATCGAGGGCCATCCCGACAACGTCGCGCCCTGCCTGCTCGGGGGCTTCACCGTGGCCTGGTCCGAGCCGACCGGCGCCCGGGCGGTTTCGCTGCCGGTCGCCGACGGGGTGCGGCCGGTCGTCTTCGTGCCCGCGGAACGCGGATTGACCGCCACCGCGCGGGCCGCGTTGCCGGTCTCCGTCCCGCACGGCGACGCCGCGTTGACCGCCGGGCGGGCGGCGCTGCTGGTGCACGCGCTGACCGCCGACCCGACCCTGCTGCTGCCGGCGACCGTCGACCGGCTTCACCAGGATTACCGCGCAGCCGGCATGCCCGCCACGTCTTCCCTGGTCAGCGCGTTGCGAGCGGCCGGTGTGGCAGCTGTGGTCAGTGGTGCCGGGCCCACTGTGCTGGCGCTCAGCGAGCCTCCGGCCAGCTTTCCGGCGGGAACAGACTGGCAGATCTGGCAGTTACCGATAGACGTCAGCGGCGCTCGGGTTGCTCGGGGTAGACTGGGACACGCCGAGCGGGACCCTGTTGCCGCAGGTCGGAAGAGTTGATTACGCTCTAGACCTAGCACAGCCGCGAAGCACGCGATCTCCTGCGGGGCGGCGCACCCCCGAAGCTCTCGGCGGTCAGCCCGTCAACCCCTGCCAAGGCCCACGCCGCGCCGCAGTTTCCACAGGTCGCCGCAGACGGCGAGACCTGCTCACCGACGTTGGTGAGTCGGGATACCACCGGCTGCTGTGTCACAGACTCCCGCGACGCGTCCATGCGAGGCGGGTGCACCGAGGCCGCCCGGCCACCTGAGTTCCGACTCCGGGCAGTCCCGGCCTTATCGAGGGAAGGAATCCATTGAGCGACACCACCGACGTGACGTCGGATGTTTCCAACGTCGCTGGCGATGCCACCGCCGCCGCTCCCGCCCGTCGTCGGCGTAGCGGCACCGGTCTGTCGGCGATGCTGCTGCCAGAGCTGCAGAGCCTGGCTGCGTCGCTCGGCATCTCCGGCACGGCTCGCATGCGCAAGGGCGAGCTGATCGCCGCGATCTCCGAGCGGCAGGGCGGCAACGCCGCCGGGACCCCTCGACCACGGGCCGAGGTCGCGGCCGCGGCCGCTCCCACCCGTGAGGGTGTGCGCGCCGAGGTGCGGGAGACCGCCGACCGGCCGGCAGCCGAAGGGCGTGGCGCCGAGCAGGCGTCGGCCGAGCCGGCCGCCGAGACCGAGGGCCGTGGTCGCACCCGGCGGAGCCGGGCCGCAGCGACCGAGTCGCGTCCCGCCGAGTCTCGGGCGGCCGAGTCGCGTCCGACTGAGTCCCGCGCGGCCGAGTCGCGTACCGATGAGGCGGAGGCCGGCGAGCGGACCGACCGTGGCGAGACCCGCCGCGAGCGGGCCGAGCGTCCGGAGCGGGCCGAGCGGGGCGACCGTGCGGAGCGGGGCGACCGGGGCGAGCGCAACGAGCGGGGTGAGCGTGCCGACCGCGGTGAGCGGGGCGAGCGCAACGACCGGGGCGAGCGCAACGACCGGGGCGAGCGCAACGACCGGGGCGAGCGCAACGACCGCGGCGAGCGTGCCGAGCGGGGCGAGCGCAACGACCGCTCGGACCGTAACGACCGTTCGGAGCGCAACGACCGCAACGACCGCAACGACCGGGGTCAGCAGCGGGCGGAGCGCGACAGCGACGACGACGACGGTGAGGGCGGTGGTCGGCGCGGCCGGCGCAGCCGTTTCCGGGACCGTCGCCGTGGGCGCGGCGACCGCGCCGAGACCGGTGGCGACACCGGTGGGCGTGAGCCGCAGGTCGGCGAGGACGACGTGCTCGTCCCGGTGGCCGGCATCATCGACGTGCTCGACAACTACGCCTTCGTGCGGACGACCGGTTACCTGGCCGGCCCGAACGACGTGTACGTCTCGATGTCCCAGATCAAGAAGTACGGCCTGCGCCGCGGTGACGCGATCACCGGTGCGGTGCGGGCGGCCCGCGAGGGCGGCAACAGCGGCGACCAGCGGCGGGACAAGTACAACCCGCTGATGCGGCTGGACACGATCAACGGGATGGAGCCGGAGGAGGCCCGGCGTCGGCCGGAGTTCTACAAGCTCACCCCGCTCTACCCGCAGGAGCGCCTGCGCCTGGAGACCGAGCCGCACATCCTCACCACCCGGGTCATCGACCTGGTCATGCCGATCGGCAAGGGCCAGCGGGCACTCATCCAGTCGCCGCCCAAGGCGGGTAAGACGATGGTGCTGCAGGCGATCGCCAACGCGATCACCCGCAACAACCCGGAGTGCCACCTGATGGTGGTGCTGGTGGACGAGCGGCCCGAAGAGGTCACCGACATGCAGCGGTCGATCAAGGGCGAGGTCATCGCGGCCACGTTCGACCGTCCGCCGCAGGACCACACCACGGTGGCCGAGCTGGCCATCGAGCGGGCCAAGCGCCTGGTCGAGCTCGGCCACGACGTGGTCGTGCTGCTCGACTCGGTGACGCGGCTCGGCCGGTCGTACAACCTGGCGGCACCGGCCAGCGGCCGGATCATGTCGGGTGGTATCGACTCCACCGCCCTCTACCCGCCGAAGCGCTTCCTCGGCGCGGCCCGCAACATCGAGAACGGTGGGTCGTTGACCATCATCGCCACGGCGCTGGTGGAGACCGGTTCCATGGCCGACACGGTCATCTTCGAGGAATTCAAGGGCACCGGTAACGCGGAGTTGAAGCTGGACCGGAAGATCGCCGACAAGCGGACCTTCCCGGCCATCGACATCAACCCGTCCGGTACGCGTAAGGAAGAGGTCCTGCTCGCACCCGAAGAGCTGGCCATCATCCACAAGCTCCGGAAGGTCCTGCACTCGCTGGACTCGCAGGCGGCCATGGACCTGCTGCTGGACCGGCTCAAGCAGTCCCGTACCAACATCGAGTTCCTGATGCAGATCGCGAAGTCGACGCCGGGGGAGTAACGGTCCCCGGGTGACCGACGACGAAAGGGCACGGCCGTCATGGCCGTGCCCTTTCGTCATGTGTCTTCGTGTGGCTCGGCCCTGGGGAGCCTGACCCCACCAGGCCTCCCGCGCAAAGGCGGGTGGCAGGGTGGCCAGCCTCGGCGGCATCGAGGGCCTCGGCCTCGGCGGCGTCAGCCTGGGCGGCGGCCTCGGGGGCCGCGGCGCGGCGGCCGCGTGCCGAGGCCGTGCCGTGCCGTCTCAGAAGTCGCCGTCGGCCACCTGGAAGACGGTGAGACCGAGGGCCCGCCACATCTGGACCACCTGCACGCGGTCGTCGAAGACGCCGGCCACCCGGTAGCGGTCCCGGATCTCCCGGTCGTAGATCTCCCGCTTGACGATCGAGTCCTTGCGATTGTCGCCGACGGCCCGCACGTGCAGGCCGAGGTGGGGGACCCGGACGTGCCGGGCCAGCCACGCCTCGGTGGCCGAGCGGGCCGAGGCGTCCCGCCCCGAGCAGAAGACCACCCCGTACCCGGCGGCGTGCATCGCCCGGACCGCCGCGATCACCGCCGTGTTCGGCTGGTCCTCGCCGACCCGGGTCATGTCGTACGGGCTGCGGGACACGGCCAGCGCGACGGTGCCGTCGATGTCCACCAGGACGATCTCCGGTGGTTCGGCCGTCGGTGGGTGCACGGCGGCGGGGCGTCCGGTGCGGGCCTGCGGCACGGGCAACGGCAGCGACTTCCCCTCCAGGTAGCGCTCGTGCAGACGGCGGATCGCCTCCGCGCCGACCTGGTCGGCTGCCGG
This window harbors:
- the lysA gene encoding diaminopimelate decarboxylase, which codes for MRAHEAGALHADINNRGPAWLRTPEDVNALLPTLWPRSVTRGADGALAVAGLSVRDIAAEFGTPVYVLDEADLRSRCRDFRAAFPTEDVFYAGKAFLCRAVVRMIAEEGLHLDVCTGGELATALSAGMPPERIGFHGNNKSVAELGRALDAGVGRIIVDSFTEIDRLTALARERGVRPRVLVRVTVGVEAHTHEFIATAHEDQKFGFSLAGGAAANAAFKILDEGVLELRGLHSHIGSQIFDASGFEVSARRVLALQAQIRDARGVELPELDLGGGFGIAYTTQDDPATPQDLAKRLRKIVDSECAAENLAVPHLSIEPGRAIVGPAVFTLYEVGTVKTLDGIRTYVSVDGGMSDNIRTALYDASYSATLASRASGAQPLLARVVGKHCESGDIVVKDEFLPADVQPGDLVAVPGTGAYCRSMASNYNHVPRPPVIAVRDGQARLIVRRETEEDLLALDVG
- a CDS encoding homoserine dehydrogenase, translated to MRLALLGCGTVGQEVVRLLHEQSADLAARIGAPLEIAGIAVRRLGRDRGDLPVDESLFTTDALGLIKRDDVDVVVEVVGGIEPARGWLVEALRAGKSVVTANKALLAEDGVALHEAAAEGGGDLYYEASVAGAIPLLRPLRESLHGDRINRVTGIVNGTTNFILSAMDATGAGFAEALEEATALGYAEADPTADVEGFDAAAKAAILASLAFHTRVGAADVHREGITEVTAADMASAQAMGCTIKLLCIAARGVDTSGRETVSVRVHPAMIPRSHPLASVGDAFNAVFVEADAAGQLMFYGRGAGGAPTASAVLGDVVAVSRNRLAGVRAASESAYADLSVRPMGEALTRYHVSLDVADRPGVLASVAGVFARHDVSIATVRQGSAGGPASRDGDAELVIVTHVAPDAALAATVGELRGLDIVRSVTSVLRVEGGA
- the thrC gene encoding threonine synthase — its product is MWRGLIEAYRDRLPVTAATPVVTLHEGNTPLLPAPVLSARIGCDVHLKVEGANPTGSFKDRGMTVAVSKAVEAGNKAIICASTGNTSASAAAYAARAGLTCAVLVPQGKIALGKLAQALVHGAKLLQVSGNFDDCLSLAAKLAQDHPVALVNSVNIDRLHGQKTAAFEIVEALGDAPDIHCLPVGNAGNISAYWMGYAEERDAGTTTRTPKMYGFQAAGAAPIVTGKVVPEPSTIATAIRIGNPASWTKALDARDTSGGLIAAVTDREILSAYRLLAREVGVFVELGSAASVAGLLQQAAAGAVPPGSTVVCTVTGHGLKDPEWAISTAPAPLTIANDPMAAARALDLA
- a CDS encoding efflux RND transporter permease subunit, which translates into the protein MSLLARFSLANRGLIALIAVVTTVFGAFAVPSLKQQLLPSLEFPAAFIVAAYPGAGPEIVESQVTEPIENALQGIPGLDKVTSTSREGSATVQVTYEFGTDLDDVVNKMQTALSRIDAQLPESVDPQVIAGSTDDLPAVVLAAAGTADERALAEKLRATVVPELEGIEGVRTVEVTGTRDDVVVVTPDPAKLAAAQIQPTAIGAALKTNGVAVPAGAVTNGALALPVQVGSPIGTIEDLRGIVVAPGAAPVRLGDVATVEQQLAPATAITRTNGKDSLGIAVTAAPDGNAVQISHEIRDRLADLKDASGAELTVVFDQAPFVEKSIESLTTEGLLGLVMAVIVILVFLLSVRSTVVTAVSIPLSVLVALIALWIGDYSLNLLTLGALTIAVGRVVDDSIVVLENIKRHLEYGEEKRHAIITGVREVAGAVTASTLTTVAVFAPIALVGGFVGQLFAPFAITVTVALLASLLVSLTVIPVLAYWFLKPRGGTADDEAVRRDAEEKELRSPLQRAYLPVIGFATRKRSTRWITVGLGLLVLFGTFGLAQKLETNFLDDSGQDTLNMSQELPAGSGLAATDAAAKQVEAVLSRTKGVETYQVTAGAGDNPWAGGGGNNVANWSLALDGDIDAKQMREVLRKEFDKLGTGVGEISFGGGQEASTSQLEVIVQASDPEVLTRAAEEARAAMAGVPDVEDVSTSLAERVPRVDVTVDRVAAGRVGLTEAAVGQVVSQAFRGAPLGQVALDGRQQNVVLRLGAKPPMTVEELRALPVGPVKLDDIADVTQGEGPQQVTRIDGERSVSVTGAATGSNLGATSQELQKRLDGIDVPGASFTIGGVSADQADAFADLGLAVLAAIAIVFLIMVATFRSLTQSLILLISIPFASTGAIGLLLITGTPLGVPALIGVLMLVGIVVTNAIVLLDLINQYRAQGMGVREAVVEGGRRRLRPILMTAVATIFALLPMAFGLTGEGGFISQPLAVVVIGGLLSSTLLTLILVPTLYSMVEHTKESLRGRRDRRRSGEPEVDVAKTDEADTPNQVAVPSGASTPAATEGTKPAPRRAPSGALVEGTDQFEVLRLPRSRTSPLPPSEPTE